The following DNA comes from Planctomycetia bacterium.
AAGGCCGTCGAGCGCGGCAGTGACTTGCAGTTGGCCCGCTTTCACTTGGAAAACTTCGCGCTGAGCGTCATTCCCTTCGATGATCGCTCGGCCGTGCGGACCGCCGAACTCTGGTCCGCGGGCCGACAATTCGGCCTATCCTTTGCGGATCGGGCGTGCCTGGCACTGGGCATCGAAAGCAAGGCCAAGGTCGTCACTGGCGACCGCCGCTGGAAGGACGCCGCGCTTGGCATCTCGGTGATCGTATTTCGATAGGCCGCAAAGTGGGTTGGGAATTGGAGGTCTGGGATGAATTCTTTAATAGCGATCGATAACAATCAAAGTCCCGCGTCTCTAATTGGACCAATCCCGGCTTGCCTCGACCGCGCTGGACCAGCCGCGTCGTTCGCGTGGGAGGAGCTCTTCCTCGGCAAACTCCGCAATCCTCACACGCGCGCGGCCTACCTGCTGGCGGTGCGACGATTCCTCGCTTGGTGCGACGCCCGAAACGCAGAAATCGCCCGCATTTCACCGGGGATGGTCGGGATGTACTTCGACGGCTTGACCTTCAGCATCCCCACAAAAAAGCTCCATTTGGCCGCGATTCGGTCGTTCTTCGACGTGCTCGTTCAACGGCACGTCGTGGTCCTCAACCCGGCGCTCTCGGTCCGCACCGAACGCTACTCGGCGATCGAGGGCAAGACGCCCGAAATCTCCGTCGAGCAATGCCGCGTCCTCCTGCGATCGATCTCGATCTGTTCCGTCATCGACCTCCGTGACCAAGCGGTGATCGCCGTTTTGATTTACACTGCCGCACGTGCCGGCGCCGTTGCCAAGCTGCGGATCGCTGACCTCATTCCCGACGGCTCGAAACTCGTCCTGAGGTTCGCCGAAAAAGGGGGCAAGGCCCGTGCGATCCCCGTGCGACACGACTTGCAGCAGTTCTTGCAGGATTATGTCTTTGCCGGCGGATTGGGCGCTGCACCGATGGAGAGCCCGATGTTCCGCACTGCCGCCGGCCGCCTCCGACAGCTTTCTAGCGCAGGCATGAGTGGCGTGGACATCTGCCGCATGGTCAATCGCCGACTTCAGGCTGCTGGACTACCGACGCTGATTTCGCCCCACTCATTCCGCAGCTGCGCGGCTACCGACTTGCTGCTCCAGAACGTGCCCCTCGACGATGTTCAGTCATACTGCCTCCTTGGATTGCGGTACACGTCCTGTTGAAAACAGGCGGCGGTGTTCAGTTCGGGGCTTCAGGCTGGCGCCATGGTTTCAACTCTTGGTTAACCGCTTGGTTTTCGCTTCAATCACTTGCAACCGCCGCAAGTTTGCCCGGTCTCTGGCGTGCACCAGGCAAGCTTTCTCG
Coding sequences within:
- a CDS encoding tyrosine-type recombinase/integrase encodes the protein MNSLIAIDNNQSPASLIGPIPACLDRAGPAASFAWEELFLGKLRNPHTRAAYLLAVRRFLAWCDARNAEIARISPGMVGMYFDGLTFSIPTKKLHLAAIRSFFDVLVQRHVVVLNPALSVRTERYSAIEGKTPEISVEQCRVLLRSISICSVIDLRDQAVIAVLIYTAARAGAVAKLRIADLIPDGSKLVLRFAEKGGKARAIPVRHDLQQFLQDYVFAGGLGAAPMESPMFRTAAGRLRQLSSAGMSGVDICRMVNRRLQAAGLPTLISPHSFRSCAATDLLLQNVPLDDVQSYCLLGLRYTSC
- a CDS encoding type II toxin-antitoxin system VapC family toxin, with the translated sequence MRERRSPPSNGNWRIGTTTIASSCNYSGHEKARRYLVGGAISAVNYSEVLKKAVERGSDLQLARFHLENFALSVIPFDDRSAVRTAELWSAGRQFGLSFADRACLALGIESKAKVVTGDRRWKDAALGISVIVFR